The DNA sequence CTGACCTCCCGCAAGAAGGCCGCCGCGACCGAGCTGGCCGACTGGATCGACAGCGAAGAGGGCCGGGCCACCCCGCTGACGTCGATCGGCCGGTCGCTGTCCCGGCGCAACCACGGCCGTTCCCGCGCGGTGGTGCTGGCCCACGACCACGACGAGGCCATCGCCGGCCTGCGGGCGGTCGCCGAGGGCAAGCAGAAGCCGAACGTCTACTCCGCCGACGGCCCGGTCACCAACGGGCCGGTCTGGGTGATGGCCGGCTTCGGCGCGCAGCACCGCAAAATGGGCAAGAACCTCTACCTGCGCGACCCGATCTTCGCCGAGTGGATCGAGAAGGTCGACGCCCACGTCCAGGACGAGCGCGGCTACTCGGTACTGGAGCTGATCCTCGACGACTCGCACGACTACGGCATCGAGACGTCCAACATCGCCATCTTCGCCATCCAGATCGCGCTCGGCGAGGTGCTCAAACACCACGGCGCCCGCCCGGCCGCCGTCATCGGCCAGTCACTGGGCGAGCCGGCATCGGCCTACTTCTCCGGGGGTCTGTCGTTGGCCGACGCCACCCGGGTGATCTGCTCGCGCGCACACCTGATGGGTGAGGGCGAGGCGATGCTGTTCGGCGAGTACATCCGATTCATGGCGCTGGTCGAGTACTCCGCCGAGGAACTCAAGACGGTGTTCGCGGACTTCCCCGGCCTGGAGGTGTGTGTCTACGCCGCCCCGAGCCAGACCGTGATCGGCGGTCCGCCCGAGCAGATCGACGAGATCGTGGCGCGCGCCGAATCCGAGGGCCGCTTCGCCCGCAAGCTGCAGACCAAGGGTGCCGGCCACACCTCGCAGATGGACCCGCTGCTGGGCGAGTTCTCCGCGGAGTTGCAGGGCATCGAGCCACACACGCCGAACATCGGCATCTTCTCCACCGTGCACGAGGGCAGCTACGTCAAGCCCGGCGGTGAGCCGATCCACGACGTGGACTACTGGAAGAAGGGGATGCGCCACAGCGTCTACTTCACCCACGGGGTCCGCAACGCCGTCGACAACGGCTACACCACCTTCCTGGAGCTGGCGCCGAACCCGGTCGCGCTCATGCAGGTGGGGCTGACGACGGCCAGCGCCGGTCTGCACGATGCCCAGTTGATCGCCACGTTGGCTCGCAAGACCGACGACGTCGACGCCATGACGATCGCGATGGCCCAGCTCTACGTCTACGGCCACGACCTCGACTTCCGCACCCTTTTCCCGCGTGAGGTCGAAGGCCCGGTCAGCCCGGCGGAGTTCGCCAACATCCCGCCGACGCGCTTCAAGCGCAAGCCGCACTGGCTCGACGCCCGGTTCTCCGGGGATGCCACCGGTGTCATGCCCGGCTCGCACGTCGCAACCCCGGACGGCCGGCACGTCTTCGAGTACGCCGGTCGCGGTGAGACGGACTTGGCTGCCCTAGTGAAAGCCGCTGCCGCAACGGTCATTCCGGACTCGACCCTGGTGGCTTCCGAACAGCGGGCGGTACCGGCCGAGGGTTCTCGGCTGGTGACCACGCTGACCCGGCACCCAGGTGGCGCGGCTGTTCAGGTGCACTCGCGCATCGGCGAGTCGTTCACGCTGGTCTACGACGCACTGGTGTCGCGTGGCGGTGCAACCGGAGTCCTGCCGGTGGCAGTCGGCGCCGGGACCGCGGTGACGGCGGAATCTGTTGCGGCACCGGTCGAACCGGAGCAACAGGCCGACGACGCCGCGATCCTGAGCGACAACCTCACCGCGGGAGCCGGGCTGGCGGCCGGCTTCGCCAAGTGGTCACCGGAGAGCGGAGAGACCGTCGCTGAGCGGCTGGGTGCGATCGTCGGCGGCGCGATGGGCTACGAGCCCGAGGACCTGCCGTGGGAGGTGCCGCTGATCGAGCTGGGTCTGGACTCGCTGATGGCGGTGCGGATCAAGAACCGGGTCGAATACGACTTCGACATACCGCCGATCCAGCTGACCGCGGTCCGCGACGCGAACCTCTACAACATCGAAGAGATGCTCCGCTACGCAGTCGAGCACCGCGACGAGGTCGAGGCACTGCACGAGCATCAGCAGACCCAGACGCCCGAGGAGATCGCCGCCGAGCAGGCCGCGATCCTCGCCGCGGCCAAGGCGGCCGAGGCGGCGGAAGCCGCGCCGGTGGCTGCGGCCGAGCCCGCTGCGGCGCCACCCCCGTCGGACATCCCGATCCCGCCGCCGCCGACCAACCCGGCAGGGCCCGCGGTTCCACCGCCGCCGACCGACCCTTCCGGACCGTCCGGCGTGAGTTCCAAGACCGCCGCCGCGGCGGCCGCCAAGGTGCTCACCCAGGAAGCGGTGACCGAGGCGCTGGGCGCCGACGTGCCACCGCGTGACGCCGCCGAGCGGGTCACGTTCGCCACCTGGGCGATCGTCACCGGGAAGTCGCCGGGTGGCATCTTCAACGAGCTGCCCGCTCTCGACGACGACACCGCGACCAAGATGGCCGAGCGACTGTCGGAGCGGGCCGAGGGCATCATCACCGTCGACGACGTGAAGTCGGCGACCACCATCGAGGCGCTGGCGACCATCGTTCGCGATCAGCTCGAGGACGGTGTGGTAGACGGATTCGTTCGCACTCTGCGCGCCAAACCCGAAGGCTCGAACAAGGTTCCGCTGTTCGTGTTCCACCCGGCCGGTGGCTCGACGGTGGTCTACGAGCCGCTGATGAAGCGGCTGCCCGCCGATACTCCGGTCTACGGCATCGAGCGGGTGGAGGGCTCCATCGAGGAGCGCGCCGCCGAGTACGTGCCTAAGTTGCTGGAGCTGCACGACGGGCCGTTCGTGCTGGCGGGGTGGTCGCTGGGCGGGGCGATGGCCTACGCGTGTGCGATCGGGCTGAAGCAGGCCGGGGCCGACGTGCGTTACGTCGGGCTGATCGACGCGGTGATGCCCGGTGAGCCGATCGACCAGAGCAAGGAAGGCATGCGTGCCCGTTGGGACCGCTATGCGCGGTTCGCCGAGCGCACCTTCAACGTCGAGGTCCCCGAGATCCCCTACGAGGAGCTGGAAAAGCTCGACGATGAGGGCCAGGTTCGCTTCGTGATGGACGTCGTGGCCCAGAGCGGGGTGCAGATCCCGGGCGGCATCATCGAGCACCAGCGCACGTCGTACCTGGACAACCGGGCCCTGGACACCGCCGAATACCAGCCCTACGACGGCTATGTGGCGCTTTACATGGCTGACCGCTACCACGATGACGCCATCGTGTTCGAGCCCGCCTACGCCACCCGCAAGCCCGACGGCGGCTGGGGTGAATACGTCAGCGACCTGGAGATCGTGCCGATCGGGGGCGAGCACGTTCAGGTCATCGACGAGCCGTACATTGCCAAGGTAGGCGCCCACATGAGCGAGGCGATCAACCGGATCCAGGGAGAGCAGTGAGTAACAAGACCACCGCCGAACTGCTGGCCGAACTGCGCGAAAAACTGGAGCTGGCCAAGGAACCCGCCGGTGAGGCGGCCATCGCCAAGCGGGCCAAGAAGGGCATCCCGAGCGCCCGCGAGCGGATCCATGCGCTGCTGGACCCGGGCACGTTCCTGGAGATCGGCGCGCTGTGCAAGACCCCCGGTGACCCGAACGCACTGTACGGCGACGGCGTGGTCACCGGCCACGGCCGGATCAACGGCCGGCCCGTCGGGGTGTTCAGCCACGACCAGACCGTGTTCCAAGGCTCGGTCGGCGAGATGTTCGGCCGCAAGGTGGCCAAGCTGATGGAGTGGGTGGCCATGGTCGGCTGCCCGATCATCGGCATCAACGACTCCGCGGGCGCGCGCATCCAGGACGCGGTGACGTCGCTGGCCTGGTACGCCGAGCTGGGCCGGCGTCACGAAATGCTGCGCGGCCTGGTGCCGGAGATATCCATCATTCTGGGCAAATGTGCTGGCGGAGCAGTGTATTCGCCAGTCCAGACTGACCTGCTGGTGGCGGTGCGCGACCAGGGCTACATGTTCATCACCGGCCCCGACGTGATCAAGGACGTCACCGGTGAGGATGTGACGTTCGACGAGCTCGGCGGCGCCGACGCCCAGGCGCAGCGCGGAAACATTCACAAGGTGGTCGAGGACGAGGCTGCGGCGTTCCAATACGTGCGCGACTACCTGTCGTTCCTGCCTGCCAACCACTTCGACGAAGCGCCGATCGTCAACCCCGGCCTGGAGCCGGAGATCACCCCGCACGACCTGGAGCTGGACTCGATCGTTCCGGACGCGGACAACACCGCCTACGACATGCACGAGATCCTGCTGCGCATCTTCGACGATGGCGACGTCTTCGAGATCTCCGACCAGCGCGGCCAGGCGATGATCACCGCGTTTGCCCGAGTCGACGGGCATCCCGTCGGGGTGATTGCCAACCAGCCGATGTACATGTCCGGGGCTGTCGACACCGAGGCCTCCGACAAGGCAGCCAGCTTCATCCGGTTCTGCGACTCCTTCAACCTGCCCCTGGTCTTCGTCGTCGACACTCCCGGCGCCATGCCCGGGGTGGCCGAGGAGAAGAACGGGATCATCAAGCGCGGTGGCCGGTTCTTCAACGCGATCGTCGAGGCCGACGTGCCGAAGGTGACGGTGATCATCCGCAAGGCCTACGGCGGTGGCTACGCGGTGATGGGCTCCAAGCAGCTGTCCGCGGATCTGAACTTTGCCTGGCCCACGGCGCGTATCGCGGTGATCGGCGCCGACGGCGCGGCCCAGCTGCTAGTGAAGCGCTTCCCGGATCCGACCGCTCCCGAGGTGCAGAAGATCAAGGCGGACTTCATCGCCGGCTACAACGAGAACATGGCGATCCCGTGGACTGCCGCCGAGCGGGGCTACATCGACGCCGTGATCCAGCCGCATGAGACCCGACTGCTGCTGCGTAAGTCGCTGCGCCTGCTGCGGGACAAGCAGAACTTCCCCAAGGTGCAGCGCAAGCACGGCCTGCTGCCGATCTAGGCGCCGTCTTGTCCCGAGCCTGAGGGGCTCCAGTCCGCCCGTCGGCGGACAGTCCTGGCCTCCGCCGCGTTGGCGTGCCTGGTCCTCGCTGTCGGGCGAGGGAATAATTCTGCCGGACTAGATTGGGTGTAGGCCCGCCGTGGCTGGTCTCGGGTGGGTAAGTGTTGCGTAACGCTTCAGCAACACCAGTCACTTCTGTAGCAAACCAATTATCGTTTACCCCAGGCGATCCCATGATGGGCTGGCCGCCGAGGTTCCGATTGTGCGGGGCCGGAACGTGATTCCGGCCGCCCGGATCGCCGTGCGAACCGTCGGAGGCCGGATGAGGGGGTCGACGTGTGTGCTGGCAGTGTGTGCCTTAGCGGCGAGGCGCGATGAGTCTGTTGCTGCCGGCCAGGCCGTCGGCGCCGGTTTCGCGGAAACCGCGTAGTGCTCCAGATGAACAAAAGCGACTGCTGCGCAAAGCAATTGCAGCGTCAGCGATCGGCAACGCAACCGAATGGTATGACTACGGCGTCTATGCCGTCGTGGCGACCTATCTGACCGAGGCCTTCTTTCCGGACACGCTCGGCAACCTCGGGACCATGTTCGGCTTCGCCGTTTCATTCGTGCTTCGGCCGCTCGGCGGCATGATCTGGGGCCCGATCGGAGACCGGTTCGGGCGGAAGTCGGTCCTGGTCGCGACCATTCTGCTGATCGCGGTGGCGACGACGTTGATCGGGGTGTTGCCCACCTATGCCGCGGCGGGATGGTGGGCGCCAGGTCTGTTGATCGCGCTGCGGGTGGTGCAGGGCTTCTCGACCGGTGGTGAATACGGCGGCGCCGCAACATTTATGGCAGAATGCGCGCCCGACGACAAACGCGGGACCTACGGCAGCTTCCTGGAGTTCGGGGCCGTAGGCGGCTTCGTTCTCGGCAGTGCCGTCGTGTTGGCGCTGGAGGCGCTGCTGACCCACGAGCAGATGACGGCCTGGGGTTGGCGTATACCGTTCCTGCTGGCCCTGCCGTTGGGAGTGCTGGGGCTGGCGCTGCGCAGTCGGATGCCCGAGACGCCGGTGTTCGCCGAGTGCGTGGCCTGCGACGAGATCAAGGGATCGGCCTGGGACCGACTGGTCGACCTGATGACCAACTACACCCGACCGATCTTGGTCACTTTCGCGCTGCTGGTCGCGATGAGCATCATCGACTACACCCTGGTGACCTACCAGCCGACCTACCTGCACGCCTCCGCCGGCCTGGACGAACGCAGCCGGACGGCAGTGGTGCTGGTCGGGGAGCTGGCCATGATGGCCGGTATTCCGTTCGCGGGCGCCTGGTCGGACCGGATCGGCCGAAAGCCGCTGTGGCGCGGCTCGCTGATCGGGTTCATCGTGCTGGCGCTGCCGATGTACTGGCTCATGGGCCAAGGATTCGCCTGCGCGCTGGTGGGATTCACGGTGCTCAGTGTGCTGTTCGCTGCGCCGCTGGCAACCGTGGCGGCGACGTTCCCGGCGATGTTCCCCACCCAGGTGCGCTACGCGGGATTCGCGATCGCCAACAACGCGGCGGTCGCGGTCTTCGGCGGCACCGCGCCGGTGCTGGCCGACTCGGTCATCGCGCATACCGGATGGCAGCTCTTTCCGGCGGCGTATCTGGTGGCCGCCGCAGCGCTCGGCTTGGGCGCCCTGCGGTTCCTGCCGGAGACCCGCGGTTGCTCACTGCGCGGTACCGGAATCCCCGGCGTGCAGGGCGAACTCGAGCGGGAGCTGGCGGCCGTCATCGCGAAAGCGCCGCTCGGGCTTCGCGGGCCGTGAGCGGGGCGGCGTCAGTTAGGCCTTGATCCGGATCTGGCCCGGTGACCACCAGCCCGAACGCGTCGCGCTGCCCAGGTCCAACTCCGCGGGCGTGGCCGGCGTGATCACCTCGAACTGACGCAACGAGCCCCAGTCGCGGCCCCAGTCGTAGTTCAGGTAGGTGGCCATCACGTGGGCGCGCAGCAGCATGTCGGAGATGCCCAGCAGGCCGCCGTTGACGCCGTCCTGCCAGGTGTCGGTGTCCTGCTTCTTGGCGTTGTAGTCCGGGGTGATCCGGTACTCGGGCACCTCGGTGACACCGTTGGCGTGCAGCATCGGGTGCTGGCACGGGAAGGCCAGGCCCACCGCCCAGTCCAGCAGCACCGGCTTGTCGGAGCCGATGTACTCCTGGATGGTCTTCACCTCGGGCAGTCGCGGCGGGGTGAACGCGATCCAGTCCCGCGGGTTCAGCGACTTGTCCACGGCCACAATGCGTACCGCGACGGCGTCGGCGGGGATCTGGGCCCGCGGGTAGCGCAGGTTGCGCCACATCCGCGGCCACTCGCCGAACAGGTCGTAGGGCACCAGCCGGCCGGCAGCCACCGGCGCGCCGTCGGGCCCGGGCACGCCATACTCCAGCTGCACGTCCTGGCCGGTGGTGTAGCCCTTGAGGACGCTGTTGCCGGCGATGGTGCCAGCGGCGGTCACCGCCACCAGCGGGTGCCCCTCATCGGCCGAGGGCAGCGCGTACCAGGCCGACGTCAGCTTGGACTCCTGCTGACCGTCGGTGCTGTAGCTGCCCGCCAACGGAATCCGGGCCGGGTCCAGACCATAGGGGAGCGGCACGGTCGAGCCATTAACTCCAGCCGTCTTCAGCTTCTTCGGCGCGTCCCAGTCGTAGTCGGTACCCGGCTGGGTGATCGGCATCCGCAGCGACTCGGCGACCACCTTCTCCGGCACCCCGCTGGCGGTGAAGCCCACCGGGTCCA is a window from the Mycobacterium sp. SVM_VP21 genome containing:
- a CDS encoding acyl-CoA carboxylase subunit beta codes for the protein MSNKTTAELLAELREKLELAKEPAGEAAIAKRAKKGIPSARERIHALLDPGTFLEIGALCKTPGDPNALYGDGVVTGHGRINGRPVGVFSHDQTVFQGSVGEMFGRKVAKLMEWVAMVGCPIIGINDSAGARIQDAVTSLAWYAELGRRHEMLRGLVPEISIILGKCAGGAVYSPVQTDLLVAVRDQGYMFITGPDVIKDVTGEDVTFDELGGADAQAQRGNIHKVVEDEAAAFQYVRDYLSFLPANHFDEAPIVNPGLEPEITPHDLELDSIVPDADNTAYDMHEILLRIFDDGDVFEISDQRGQAMITAFARVDGHPVGVIANQPMYMSGAVDTEASDKAASFIRFCDSFNLPLVFVVDTPGAMPGVAEEKNGIIKRGGRFFNAIVEADVPKVTVIIRKAYGGGYAVMGSKQLSADLNFAWPTARIAVIGADGAAQLLVKRFPDPTAPEVQKIKADFIAGYNENMAIPWTAAERGYIDAVIQPHETRLLLRKSLRLLRDKQNFPKVQRKHGLLPI
- the pks13 gene encoding polyketide synthase Pks13 (Pks13 is a key enzyme in mycolic acid biosynthesis.) — protein: MTGDGDDATLRGTSRTDLTVADMRTWLRDWVAKATSQSPDKINETAPLIELGLSSRDAVAMASDIEDFTGVTLSATVAFRHPTIEALATVIVEGEPVLEDDAAGEDWSRDADVADIAVVGLATRFPGDMNSPEETWEKLLAGFDAITDLPEGRWSEFMEEPRVAERVKKARTRGGYLSDIKGFDAEFFALSKMEADNVDPQQRMALELTWEALEHARIPASSLRGEAVAVYMGSTNGDYQNLALSDPSITHPYAITGNSSSIIANRVSYFYDFRGPSVTVDTACSSSLVAAHAGVQALRNGEADVAVVGGVNALVTPLVTVGFDEVGGVLSPDGRIKSFSSDADGYSRAEGGGVLVLKRVDDARRDGDQILAVIAGSAVNHDGRSNGLLAPNPDAQAAVLRKAYKNAGIDPRTVDYIEAHGTGTILGDPIEAEALGRVVGRGRAADKPALLGAVKSNVGHLESAAGAASLAKIVLAMQHDKIPPSINYAGPNPYIDFAGTHLKVADTVSDWPRYGGYAVAGVSGFGFGGANAHLVVREVLPRDVIEREPQPEDAAPVAETAEPEIIEHEAPRFDEYGEFITPESSHGYGDEPEYELPGLTDEALRLRDEALAELAAQEPVQPLIPLAISAFLTSRKKAAATELADWIDSEEGRATPLTSIGRSLSRRNHGRSRAVVLAHDHDEAIAGLRAVAEGKQKPNVYSADGPVTNGPVWVMAGFGAQHRKMGKNLYLRDPIFAEWIEKVDAHVQDERGYSVLELILDDSHDYGIETSNIAIFAIQIALGEVLKHHGARPAAVIGQSLGEPASAYFSGGLSLADATRVICSRAHLMGEGEAMLFGEYIRFMALVEYSAEELKTVFADFPGLEVCVYAAPSQTVIGGPPEQIDEIVARAESEGRFARKLQTKGAGHTSQMDPLLGEFSAELQGIEPHTPNIGIFSTVHEGSYVKPGGEPIHDVDYWKKGMRHSVYFTHGVRNAVDNGYTTFLELAPNPVALMQVGLTTASAGLHDAQLIATLARKTDDVDAMTIAMAQLYVYGHDLDFRTLFPREVEGPVSPAEFANIPPTRFKRKPHWLDARFSGDATGVMPGSHVATPDGRHVFEYAGRGETDLAALVKAAAATVIPDSTLVASEQRAVPAEGSRLVTTLTRHPGGAAVQVHSRIGESFTLVYDALVSRGGATGVLPVAVGAGTAVTAESVAAPVEPEQQADDAAILSDNLTAGAGLAAGFAKWSPESGETVAERLGAIVGGAMGYEPEDLPWEVPLIELGLDSLMAVRIKNRVEYDFDIPPIQLTAVRDANLYNIEEMLRYAVEHRDEVEALHEHQQTQTPEEIAAEQAAILAAAKAAEAAEAAPVAAAEPAAAPPPSDIPIPPPPTNPAGPAVPPPPTDPSGPSGVSSKTAAAAAAKVLTQEAVTEALGADVPPRDAAERVTFATWAIVTGKSPGGIFNELPALDDDTATKMAERLSERAEGIITVDDVKSATTIEALATIVRDQLEDGVVDGFVRTLRAKPEGSNKVPLFVFHPAGGSTVVYEPLMKRLPADTPVYGIERVEGSIEERAAEYVPKLLELHDGPFVLAGWSLGGAMAYACAIGLKQAGADVRYVGLIDAVMPGEPIDQSKEGMRARWDRYARFAERTFNVEVPEIPYEELEKLDDEGQVRFVMDVVAQSGVQIPGGIIEHQRTSYLDNRALDTAEYQPYDGYVALYMADRYHDDAIVFEPAYATRKPDGGWGEYVSDLEIVPIGGEHVQVIDEPYIAKVGAHMSEAINRIQGEQ
- a CDS encoding MFS transporter gives rise to the protein MSLLLPARPSAPVSRKPRSAPDEQKRLLRKAIAASAIGNATEWYDYGVYAVVATYLTEAFFPDTLGNLGTMFGFAVSFVLRPLGGMIWGPIGDRFGRKSVLVATILLIAVATTLIGVLPTYAAAGWWAPGLLIALRVVQGFSTGGEYGGAATFMAECAPDDKRGTYGSFLEFGAVGGFVLGSAVVLALEALLTHEQMTAWGWRIPFLLALPLGVLGLALRSRMPETPVFAECVACDEIKGSAWDRLVDLMTNYTRPILVTFALLVAMSIIDYTLVTYQPTYLHASAGLDERSRTAVVLVGELAMMAGIPFAGAWSDRIGRKPLWRGSLIGFIVLALPMYWLMGQGFACALVGFTVLSVLFAAPLATVAATFPAMFPTQVRYAGFAIANNAAVAVFGGTAPVLADSVIAHTGWQLFPAAYLVAAAALGLGALRFLPETRGCSLRGTGIPGVQGELERELAAVIAKAPLGLRGP